The Thermoclostridium stercorarium subsp. stercorarium DSM 8532 genome contains a region encoding:
- a CDS encoding ATP-dependent Clp protease ATP-binding subunit: protein MIKCSICKKNIAVIFITKVVNGKQEPIGLCMQCAQKQGIAPLNHILQQTGLTPQDFENLSNQMMSLFENMDMEGFEDAFSDNEEGRSNQLLRPFGNMVSDDRASDDDKKNGGYDNVRIKTKKGRRKYLDMYGINLTEKAAKGEIDRIIGRECEIDRVIQILNRRTKNNPVLIGEPGVGKTAIAEGLAVRIVNKQVPARFFSTEIYLLDLAAVVAGTQFRGQFEARMKSILKEAKENGNIILVIDELHNIIGAGDAEGGAMNAANILKPALARGEVQVIGATTLDEYRKYIEKDAALERRFQPVMVDEPTVAETIEILKGIKGYYEEYHHVRIPDDVIEYAVMLSDRYIHDRFLPDKAIDVIDEAGSRVNLMNQGLVELEALKQELQRVQEAKEQAALHDDYKKAADYKVEECRLQEKINELTAKYGTMDVTKDDVAYVIESWTKIPVSRITEAEAQKLISLEERLHRRVVGQNRAVESVAKAIRRNRSDFRRKRKPSSFIFVGPTGVGKTELARAVAEELFGSEDAMIRLDMSEYMEKHTVSKLIGAPPGYVGFDQGGQLTEKVRRKPYSVILLDEIEKAHPDVFNILLQIMEDGRLTDSQGRTVSFENTIIIMTSNAGTSNRAYSIGYNNENVVNMEKQIMDAVKSTFRPEFLNRVDEIIVFEELTKEQLNAIVNMMIEEVRRNAAEKGIDIVVSQKAKDALVEKGYSPKYGARPLRKKIQQYIEDELAEKYLKGEISNGSVVSVDYDGNKFTFEIRNLTPANN, encoded by the coding sequence ATGATTAAGTGTTCAATATGCAAGAAAAATATTGCAGTGATTTTTATAACCAAGGTAGTTAACGGAAAACAGGAACCGATAGGTTTATGCATGCAGTGCGCACAAAAACAGGGGATTGCCCCGCTAAATCATATACTCCAGCAGACTGGGTTGACGCCACAGGATTTTGAGAATTTAAGCAATCAGATGATGAGTTTGTTTGAGAATATGGATATGGAAGGCTTTGAAGACGCTTTTTCCGATAATGAAGAGGGAAGAAGCAACCAGTTGCTGCGGCCATTTGGCAATATGGTATCCGATGACAGAGCTTCCGATGATGACAAAAAAAACGGAGGTTACGACAATGTCAGGATTAAGACCAAAAAAGGAAGACGTAAATATCTTGACATGTATGGGATAAATTTGACCGAGAAGGCCGCAAAAGGTGAAATTGACAGGATTATCGGCCGCGAGTGCGAGATAGATCGCGTTATCCAGATTCTCAACAGGCGTACCAAGAACAATCCCGTGCTTATCGGTGAGCCCGGTGTAGGTAAAACCGCGATTGCCGAGGGGCTGGCGGTGCGGATTGTTAACAAGCAGGTACCGGCAAGGTTCTTTTCCACTGAGATTTATTTGCTGGATCTGGCCGCAGTTGTGGCAGGAACACAGTTCAGGGGCCAGTTTGAGGCAAGGATGAAATCCATATTGAAGGAGGCAAAGGAAAACGGAAACATTATCCTTGTAATAGACGAATTGCACAATATAATAGGTGCGGGAGATGCCGAAGGCGGAGCAATGAATGCGGCCAATATTCTGAAACCCGCCCTTGCCCGTGGGGAAGTGCAGGTAATAGGTGCAACCACACTGGATGAATACAGAAAATACATTGAAAAGGATGCGGCACTGGAAAGACGGTTCCAGCCCGTTATGGTAGATGAGCCTACCGTTGCGGAGACAATAGAAATTCTTAAGGGTATTAAGGGATACTATGAGGAATACCACCATGTCAGAATACCCGATGATGTTATTGAATACGCGGTAATGCTGTCGGACAGATATATCCATGACAGATTTCTGCCCGACAAGGCGATTGACGTGATTGACGAGGCAGGCTCAAGGGTAAATCTGATGAATCAGGGACTTGTGGAACTGGAGGCTTTAAAGCAGGAGCTGCAGAGAGTCCAGGAAGCCAAGGAACAGGCGGCGCTGCATGATGATTACAAGAAAGCGGCCGACTATAAAGTGGAGGAATGCAGGCTGCAGGAAAAAATCAATGAACTTACCGCGAAATACGGGACGATGGATGTCACAAAGGACGATGTTGCTTATGTTATTGAGTCATGGACAAAGATACCGGTAAGCAGAATAACGGAAGCCGAAGCCCAGAAACTGATCTCGCTGGAGGAACGCCTTCACAGAAGGGTTGTAGGACAGAACAGGGCTGTTGAAAGTGTGGCTAAAGCCATAAGAAGGAACAGATCTGATTTCAGAAGGAAGCGTAAGCCCAGTTCGTTCATTTTCGTCGGGCCCACCGGTGTCGGAAAAACTGAGCTTGCCCGTGCTGTCGCCGAGGAACTGTTTGGCAGCGAGGATGCAATGATACGTCTTGATATGTCGGAATATATGGAAAAACATACAGTTTCGAAATTGATAGGCGCACCTCCGGGATACGTAGGATTTGATCAGGGAGGGCAGTTAACCGAGAAAGTACGCAGAAAGCCTTATTCGGTTATCCTGCTGGACGAGATTGAAAAAGCCCATCCCGATGTGTTCAATATCCTGCTGCAGATTATGGAAGACGGAAGGCTTACCGACAGTCAGGGAAGAACGGTCAGCTTTGAAAACACAATCATTATCATGACGTCTAATGCCGGAACCAGTAACAGGGCCTACAGCATAGGTTATAATAATGAGAACGTCGTTAACATGGAAAAGCAGATTATGGATGCGGTAAAAAGCACTTTCAGGCCCGAATTCCTGAACAGGGTGGATGAAATTATTGTATTTGAGGAATTGACGAAAGAGCAGCTCAATGCCATTGTCAACATGATGATAGAAGAAGTGCGGAGAAACGCTGCGGAAAAAGGTATAGACATTGTGGTCAGTCAGAAGGCAAAGGACGCCCTGGTGGAAAAGGGCTACAGCCCGAAATACGGAGCAAGGCCGCTCAGGAAGAAGATTCAGCAGTATATAGAAGACGAGCTTGCCGAAAAGTATTTAAAGGGCGAAATTTCAAACGGTTCTGTTGTTTCGGTTGACTATGACGGGAACAAATTCACCTTTGAAATACGGAATTTAACACCTGCAAACAATTGA
- a CDS encoding STAS domain-containing protein produces MFEMKVDNHNDNGKVRIILSGEIDIATAPEFKTRLYDLIGDGTKDIELVCDGLSYIDSTGLGILVGALKRVKNHQNNVYIYHLRDNIKKLFKITGLDKVFILEEAV; encoded by the coding sequence ATGTTCGAGATGAAGGTGGACAACCATAACGACAATGGAAAGGTTAGGATTATTCTGAGCGGAGAAATCGACATAGCAACGGCACCTGAGTTTAAAACCAGATTATACGATTTAATCGGAGACGGGACAAAAGACATTGAGCTTGTTTGCGACGGACTGTCTTACATAGACAGTACCGGACTGGGTATACTGGTTGGCGCTCTGAAGAGGGTTAAAAATCATCAGAATAATGTTTATATATATCATCTGCGGGACAATATAAAGAAACTCTTCAAAATAACCGGTCTTGACAAAGTATTTATCCTGGAGGAAGCCGTATGA
- the spoVAE gene encoding stage V sporulation protein AE gives MEFVRAFLLGGIICVIGQLLIDLTKLTPARIMVIFVVAGVILGMLGIYPMLVEWGGAGATVPIIGFGNVLAKGVIEDVEQKGLIGAFSGGVRAGAVGIAAAVFFGYIMAVVSKPKTKNKA, from the coding sequence ATGGAATTTGTACGGGCTTTTCTACTCGGAGGAATAATCTGTGTAATAGGGCAGTTGCTTATTGACCTGACAAAACTTACACCGGCAAGGATAATGGTTATATTTGTTGTGGCGGGTGTTATTCTCGGAATGCTTGGAATATATCCCATGCTTGTTGAATGGGGCGGCGCAGGGGCGACCGTACCGATTATAGGTTTCGGGAATGTGCTTGCCAAAGGTGTTATTGAGGATGTTGAGCAAAAAGGACTGATCGGCGCGTTCAGCGGCGGAGTAAGGGCAGGAGCTGTAGGAATAGCGGCAGCCGTGTTTTTCGGATACATTATGGCGGTGGTATCAAAACCAAAAACAAAAAATAAGGCGTAA
- the spoVAC gene encoding stage V sporulation protein AC encodes MEQKRTKEEYKKWAQEQAPKSPKVKNSVMAFLVGGIICTIGQVILRALLNTGMPKNDASSLTTLFMIFLGAFLTGLNVYDEIGRIGGAGAAIPVTGFANSIVSPAMEYKREGYVMGVGARMFLIAGPVLVYGIISSIIAGIIYYLIT; translated from the coding sequence ATGGAACAGAAAAGGACGAAGGAAGAGTACAAAAAATGGGCACAGGAACAGGCTCCAAAAAGTCCAAAGGTTAAAAACTCGGTTATGGCTTTCCTGGTGGGAGGAATAATCTGCACAATAGGCCAGGTAATTTTAAGAGCGCTGTTAAACACCGGAATGCCGAAAAACGATGCCAGTTCATTAACCACGCTTTTCATGATATTTTTGGGCGCATTTCTGACCGGTCTTAATGTATACGACGAAATCGGAAGAATAGGCGGTGCAGGGGCTGCAATTCCCGTAACAGGTTTTGCAAACTCCATTGTATCTCCGGCCATGGAGTATAAAAGGGAAGGATACGTGATGGGAGTGGGGGCGAGAATGTTCCTCATAGCAGGTCCTGTTCTTGTTTACGGAATTATATCCTCAATAATAGCAGGAATTATTTATTATCTTATAACCTGA
- a CDS encoding ATP-binding protein has product MKVRKIYRGFILNDVNAVCETVRNIISYLENSLGIDSDQCFDIKIILNELLQNAIEHGNLLDCNKKVYMDVCIRESDVLNITIKDQGQGFDVRKVLDMKNNQTECDILDLPECGRGLQIVKSLCDDITFNQRGNCIRVTKRLI; this is encoded by the coding sequence ATGAAAGTAAGGAAAATCTACAGAGGGTTTATTTTGAATGATGTGAATGCCGTATGTGAAACAGTGAGGAATATTATTTCCTATTTGGAAAACTCGTTGGGAATAGACAGCGATCAGTGCTTCGACATCAAGATAATATTAAACGAGCTGCTTCAGAATGCTATAGAGCACGGCAACCTTCTGGACTGCAATAAGAAGGTTTATATGGATGTGTGTATACGCGAAAGTGATGTCCTGAATATTACTATAAAGGATCAGGGACAGGGGTTTGATGTGAGGAAGGTGCTGGATATGAAAAACAACCAGACCGAGTGCGATATTCTGGATTTGCCTGAATGCGGCAGGGGACTTCAGATAGTGAAGAGTTTATGCGATGATATAACCTTTAATCAGAGAGGCAACTGTATACGGGTGACAAAACGGTTGATTTGA
- the spoVAD gene encoding stage V sporulation protein AD produces MGTRLGKQTIRLDSKPVIQSWASIVGAKEGHGPLGRFFDEIVEDEYFGEESFEKAESKFLRETLSKILMKGKVSTGDIQYIFAGDLLNQCIAANFGLRESEIPFFGLYGACSTMAESLTLGSLMVEGGFAERCVCITSSHFCSAEKQFRFPLEFGNQRPPTAQWTVTGAGGVMVGKAGDGPRVVHVTTGKIVDMGITDANDMGSAMAPAACDTITAHFRETGLPLNYYELIVTGDLGIHGKNLCLRLLEENGITVKDFFDDCGVMIYDQQKQKTDCGGSGCACSAVVLAGYILEKLSRRELNRVLFVGTGALHSPISVQQGESIPAIAHAVGIEMV; encoded by the coding sequence ATGGGCACAAGGCTTGGAAAACAGACAATAAGGCTTGACAGCAAACCCGTAATACAGTCGTGGGCCTCAATTGTAGGCGCGAAGGAAGGGCATGGTCCGTTGGGCAGGTTTTTTGATGAAATTGTGGAGGACGAGTATTTTGGCGAGGAAAGTTTTGAGAAGGCCGAAAGCAAATTTTTAAGGGAGACATTGTCGAAAATACTGATGAAAGGTAAAGTATCAACCGGCGACATACAGTATATATTTGCGGGAGACCTTCTTAACCAGTGCATAGCTGCGAATTTTGGCCTGCGGGAAAGCGAAATACCTTTTTTTGGGCTGTATGGTGCCTGCTCCACGATGGCCGAATCTCTGACGCTTGGAAGCCTGATGGTGGAGGGTGGCTTTGCGGAACGATGTGTCTGCATAACATCCAGTCATTTCTGTTCGGCGGAAAAACAGTTCAGGTTTCCGCTGGAATTCGGAAATCAGCGGCCGCCCACGGCACAATGGACGGTTACCGGGGCGGGCGGTGTAATGGTCGGAAAAGCCGGCGACGGCCCGAGAGTGGTTCATGTTACAACGGGCAAAATAGTGGACATGGGAATAACCGATGCAAACGACATGGGATCGGCAATGGCACCCGCCGCGTGCGATACAATAACCGCCCATTTCAGGGAAACCGGCCTCCCGCTGAATTACTATGAATTAATAGTAACGGGAGACCTGGGGATACACGGCAAAAATCTGTGTCTGCGGCTGCTGGAGGAAAACGGGATAACTGTTAAGGATTTTTTTGATGACTGCGGGGTTATGATTTACGATCAGCAGAAACAGAAAACCGACTGTGGCGGGAGCGGGTGCGCATGTTCGGCGGTGGTGCTGGCGGGATACATCCTTGAGAAGTTGTCCAGGCGGGAACTGAACAGGGTGCTTTTTGTCGGAACGGGGGCACTTCACAGCCCGATAAGCGTTCAGCAGGGGGAAAGCATACCGGCCATAGCCCATGCGGTCGGTATTGAAATGGTATGA
- a CDS encoding SigB/SigF/SigG family RNA polymerase sigma factor has protein sequence MDKNKENRHEVSDKELFEQYRKTKDVNIRNEIVSRYLYLAEILAKKFINRGVEYDDLYQVACMALINAVERFDVNANVKFVSFATPTIIGEIKRYFRDKASVIRVPRRIYEIYQKVNQTRELLMQKNGRAPRVDEIAEYLNLSEETILEIIESWNVYKIQSFDQTIYDDDDVELHEAIGEDDETFEKINNRDFLEKSLKHFNETEKKFIRLRYFENKTQKEIAENFNVSQMYISRLERKTLEKFRRILKK, from the coding sequence ATGGATAAAAATAAGGAAAACCGGCACGAAGTTTCGGATAAGGAGTTGTTTGAGCAGTATAGAAAAACCAAGGACGTAAACATACGTAATGAGATTGTTTCCCGGTATCTGTATCTTGCTGAAATTCTTGCGAAAAAATTTATCAACCGGGGTGTGGAATACGATGATTTGTATCAGGTTGCCTGCATGGCGCTTATTAATGCCGTTGAACGTTTTGACGTGAATGCCAATGTTAAGTTCGTAAGCTTTGCAACGCCTACAATTATAGGCGAAATTAAGCGTTATTTCCGTGACAAGGCTTCGGTAATAAGGGTACCGAGAAGAATATATGAGATATACCAGAAAGTTAACCAGACCAGGGAACTGCTTATGCAGAAAAACGGAAGGGCGCCGAGGGTGGACGAGATTGCGGAATATCTGAACCTCAGCGAAGAGACAATTCTGGAAATAATTGAATCATGGAATGTATATAAAATTCAGTCCTTTGATCAGACGATTTATGATGATGACGATGTGGAGCTTCATGAGGCCATAGGCGAGGATGACGAGACATTTGAAAAAATTAACAACAGGGATTTCCTTGAAAAATCGCTGAAACATTTCAATGAGACCGAAAAGAAATTTATCAGGCTAAGATACTTTGAAAACAAGACCCAAAAGGAAATTGCCGAAAATTTTAACGTATCTCAGATGTATATTTCAAGGCTGGAACGAAAAACTTTGGAGAAATTCAGAAGAATTCTGAAAAAATAA
- a CDS encoding putative glycoside hydrolase, protein MRRRRLNLIIGIIVIIVAGCSIGIMLSLLISDNGRNGDIHITPSPADVAYDDKPEISPAVTPEPTITPTPTPEPTPTPSALASVEVKGLYLTANTAGNPSRLQHFIDLANRTEINAFVIDVKDDHGKVCYETQVPLAVKHGAWEKKYDVKEVIRKLHENNIKVIGRVVCFNDPYMPLKEPSLSLKNTNGEVFTAPVGNSRLAWLDPTNEKAWQYIIDIAKEAVSYGFDEIQFDYIRFPETTNYKYDMSYFQKEKSEYIDNFIKTAIEQMPNVTLSADIFGSICLQTKDVGGIGQTLETISERIHYISPMIYPSHFANNSNHYTGNGVGTKINGILFEKPDLEPYKVIYNTLIITKKRLEEAGIDVKVRPYLQGFTASYMPQGYYINYGVEQYKAQIKAVYDAGFSEWIFWNSGNNYVEDAFLPEQ, encoded by the coding sequence ATGAGACGCAGACGCTTAAATCTGATTATTGGCATAATTGTTATAATTGTGGCGGGATGCAGTATTGGTATTATGTTAAGTCTGCTGATTAGCGACAACGGCCGGAACGGCGACATACATATAACACCGTCCCCCGCCGATGTGGCTTATGACGATAAACCTGAAATTTCACCCGCTGTAACACCAGAACCTACAATTACCCCCACTCCGACGCCCGAACCCACTCCGACACCGTCGGCACTTGCTTCGGTTGAAGTCAAAGGTTTGTATCTGACCGCAAATACCGCGGGAAACCCTTCAAGACTTCAGCATTTTATTGACTTGGCGAACAGAACCGAGATAAATGCGTTTGTTATAGACGTAAAGGACGATCACGGCAAGGTATGTTATGAAACTCAGGTGCCGCTTGCGGTGAAACATGGTGCGTGGGAGAAGAAATACGACGTAAAGGAAGTTATACGGAAACTTCATGAAAACAATATTAAAGTAATAGGCAGGGTGGTTTGTTTCAACGATCCTTATATGCCGCTGAAAGAGCCTTCATTGAGCCTCAAAAACACCAACGGGGAAGTTTTTACGGCTCCTGTGGGCAATTCCCGCCTTGCCTGGCTGGATCCCACAAATGAAAAGGCGTGGCAATACATTATCGATATAGCCAAGGAAGCGGTTTCCTATGGATTTGATGAAATCCAGTTTGACTATATCCGTTTTCCCGAAACCACAAACTATAAATACGATATGAGTTATTTTCAGAAGGAAAAAAGCGAATATATCGACAATTTTATAAAAACTGCAATTGAACAGATGCCCAATGTTACACTTTCAGCCGATATTTTCGGAAGCATCTGCCTGCAGACAAAGGATGTGGGAGGAATAGGCCAGACCCTTGAAACCATCAGTGAAAGAATTCATTATATTTCACCGATGATTTACCCGTCGCATTTCGCCAATAACAGCAACCATTATACAGGAAACGGCGTAGGAACGAAAATCAACGGTATCCTTTTTGAAAAACCCGACCTGGAACCCTATAAAGTAATCTACAATACGCTGATTATTACAAAAAAGAGGCTTGAGGAAGCCGGTATTGACGTGAAGGTGAGGCCGTATCTTCAGGGTTTTACTGCTTCGTATATGCCGCAGGGATATTATATAAATTATGGGGTGGAACAGTACAAAGCGCAGATTAAGGCGGTTTACGACGCGGGATTCTCAGAATGGATATTCTGGAATTCAGGGAACAACTATGTGGAGGATGCGTTTCTGCCTGAACAGTAA
- a CDS encoding putative glycoside hydrolase: MENKKQMINVETGKQKKKTVSIVVLTVLVLLSLSLLALYIRHSSSDSRDGNGADRSGALNTITPTVTPEPTGAPYPTEIPAEEPSVTPEPSPTATPAPKPEFQPVRALYLKPESFQNPTTLDHYIDLANRTEINAYVIDIKSDWGTITYRSEIEDVRAAKACRDDIDIREIIKKFHDNNIRVIGRVVTFKDSVITKYKPELAIHHDGKLFDQSGNGSGVYWLDATRKESWDYILAIVREAIDFGFDEIQFDYVRFPETSLYKYELANLEEGKERHEYIEEFLAYIRKNVPEGTILSADIFGMPLISSKDYGEIGQTLESIGWNLDYISPMIYPSHFANSAPRGSMANGVGQVINGIKFTHPDLYPYEVVYNTLMVGKRRIESVDGYNVKCRPYIQGFTADYLPEGYWKKYGVEEYRAQIQAVYDAGYEEWIFWNARNNYVEEAFLPEGQ; the protein is encoded by the coding sequence ATGGAAAACAAAAAACAAATGATAAATGTAGAAACGGGAAAACAAAAGAAAAAAACAGTTTCAATTGTTGTTCTGACCGTGCTGGTTTTATTATCGTTGTCATTACTTGCCCTGTACATACGGCACAGCTCATCAGACAGCCGTGACGGAAACGGCGCAGATCGGTCAGGAGCATTAAACACAATAACACCCACCGTGACGCCGGAACCTACGGGAGCGCCGTATCCAACCGAAATTCCCGCCGAAGAACCCTCTGTTACGCCCGAACCCTCGCCAACGGCAACGCCTGCACCAAAGCCTGAATTTCAGCCGGTCAGGGCATTGTATCTGAAGCCTGAATCCTTTCAAAATCCAACCACGCTTGATCATTATATTGATTTGGCAAACAGGACAGAAATAAATGCCTACGTTATTGACATAAAAAGTGACTGGGGCACGATTACATACAGGTCCGAAATTGAAGATGTCAGGGCTGCGAAGGCATGCCGTGATGACATAGATATTCGTGAAATCATTAAAAAATTTCACGATAACAATATCAGGGTAATAGGACGGGTGGTTACCTTCAAGGACAGCGTTATAACGAAATACAAACCCGAGCTGGCAATTCATCACGACGGGAAACTCTTTGACCAGAGCGGAAACGGCAGCGGCGTTTACTGGCTTGACGCAACAAGGAAGGAAAGCTGGGATTATATTCTGGCGATAGTCAGGGAGGCGATAGATTTCGGTTTTGACGAAATCCAGTTTGACTATGTCCGTTTTCCCGAAACATCCCTTTATAAATATGAACTTGCTAACCTTGAAGAGGGAAAGGAGAGGCATGAATATATAGAGGAATTCCTCGCGTATATAAGGAAAAACGTGCCTGAAGGAACCATTCTTTCCGCCGATATTTTTGGGATGCCTCTTATATCGTCCAAGGATTACGGTGAAATTGGTCAGACTCTTGAGTCGATAGGATGGAATCTGGATTATATCTCTCCGATGATCTATCCTTCCCATTTTGCAAACAGTGCGCCCAGGGGTTCAATGGCCAACGGAGTGGGGCAGGTGATAAACGGCATTAAATTCACCCATCCGGATCTTTATCCCTATGAAGTGGTTTATAACACGCTTATGGTCGGAAAGAGGAGAATTGAATCGGTTGATGGTTATAATGTAAAGTGCAGGCCGTATATTCAGGGGTTTACGGCCGACTACCTGCCGGAGGGGTACTGGAAGAAATACGGTGTTGAGGAATACCGCGCACAGATACAGGCGGTATATGATGCAGGATATGAGGAATGGATTTTCTGGAATGCGCGTAATAATTATGTGGAGGAAGCCTTTTTGCCGGAAGGGCAGTAA
- a CDS encoding anti-sigma regulatory factor, protein MSGNFDEITINLPKKAEYLSFVRLTVSGLVSKIGFDIDTVEDIKVVVSEICSRIVSSDCDPNQYYDIKFKLYKDGFQAVFKVPHCLAQCLFEGDSGEFAKAIISSLTDEFSITCSDNCIITIGKNLGDSVNG, encoded by the coding sequence ATGAGCGGGAACTTTGATGAAATTACGATAAATCTCCCCAAAAAAGCCGAATATCTGAGTTTTGTAAGACTTACTGTATCAGGTCTTGTGTCAAAAATCGGATTTGACATTGATACCGTTGAGGACATAAAGGTCGTAGTTTCGGAGATTTGTTCGAGGATTGTTTCGTCGGACTGTGATCCTAACCAGTATTACGACATAAAATTTAAACTGTACAAAGACGGATTTCAGGCTGTCTTTAAAGTGCCGCATTGCTTGGCCCAATGCCTGTTTGAAGGGGATTCGGGAGAGTTTGCAAAAGCAATTATATCATCACTTACCGATGAATTCAGCATTACATGCAGCGATAACTGTATAATCACTATTGGGAAAAATTTGGGGGATTCCGTTAATGGATAA
- the lysS gene encoding lysine--tRNA ligase, with protein sequence MSENINHSQNTEEVQNLNEILKVRRQKLGDLQSKGKDPFKIVKYDVTQKTKEITDNFDEFEGKEVSIAGRLMAKRGMGKTSFCDIQDRDGKIQLFVRINELGEEAYEEFKKLDIGDIIGVRGTVFKTKMGEISIRVHEYTLLAKSLRPLPEKFHGLKDTDTRYRQRYLDLIVNPEVKKTFIMRSRIISAIRSFLDSRGFLEVETPILNLIPGGANARPFITHHNTLDLDMYLRIAPELYLKRLIVGGMEKVYELGRMFRNEGMSVKHNPEFTLLEVYEAYTDYHGMMKLTEDLYLHVADTVLGTRKFEYQGYEIDLSLPWARMTMTEAVKKYTGIDFDTIASDDEAVALAKEKGLDVTGKTKKGEILNLFFEEFVEEHLIQPTFIMDYPVEVSPLTKRKPDKPELTERFELFIVGREMANAYSELNDPIDQKERFLAQLRKREQGDEEANMMDEDFIIALEHGMPPTGGLGVGIDRLVMLFTNSYSIRDVLLFPTMKPRE encoded by the coding sequence ATGTCAGAAAATATTAATCATAGCCAAAATACCGAAGAAGTTCAGAATTTAAATGAAATACTGAAGGTGAGAAGACAGAAGCTCGGCGATCTGCAAAGCAAGGGAAAGGACCCGTTTAAAATAGTAAAATACGATGTAACTCAAAAAACAAAAGAAATAACCGATAATTTTGACGAATTTGAAGGAAAAGAAGTTTCCATAGCCGGAAGACTGATGGCAAAACGGGGAATGGGGAAGACCAGTTTCTGCGATATTCAGGACAGGGACGGAAAAATTCAGCTTTTCGTACGCATAAACGAGCTCGGGGAAGAAGCGTATGAAGAGTTCAAGAAACTGGACATAGGCGATATCATAGGTGTCAGAGGAACGGTTTTTAAAACCAAGATGGGTGAAATAAGCATACGGGTTCATGAATATACGCTGTTGGCAAAGTCTTTAAGACCGTTGCCAGAAAAGTTTCATGGTCTGAAAGATACCGATACCCGTTATCGTCAGAGATATCTTGATCTTATTGTGAATCCCGAAGTAAAGAAAACATTTATTATGCGCAGCAGGATTATCTCTGCAATAAGGAGCTTTTTGGACAGCAGGGGATTTCTTGAAGTTGAAACCCCAATTCTGAACCTGATTCCCGGAGGGGCTAATGCAAGGCCGTTTATAACTCATCATAACACACTGGATCTGGATATGTATTTAAGAATCGCGCCCGAATTATATTTAAAAAGGCTTATAGTCGGCGGAATGGAAAAGGTATACGAGTTAGGGCGGATGTTCAGGAATGAAGGCATGTCAGTAAAGCATAACCCGGAATTCACGTTACTGGAAGTGTATGAAGCATATACTGACTATCACGGAATGATGAAATTAACCGAAGATTTGTATCTGCATGTCGCCGACACGGTACTGGGAACGAGAAAGTTTGAGTATCAGGGGTATGAGATTGATTTATCATTGCCATGGGCGCGCATGACAATGACAGAAGCTGTAAAGAAATACACCGGAATTGACTTTGACACGATTGCGTCAGATGACGAAGCTGTTGCGCTGGCAAAGGAAAAAGGGCTTGATGTGACGGGTAAGACAAAAAAAGGGGAAATACTTAACCTGTTTTTTGAAGAATTTGTGGAAGAGCATCTTATCCAACCCACATTTATAATGGATTATCCTGTTGAAGTATCGCCGCTGACGAAGAGAAAACCCGACAAGCCTGAACTTACCGAAAGGTTTGAACTGTTTATTGTGGGACGGGAAATGGCAAATGCCTATTCTGAATTAAATGATCCCATTGATCAGAAGGAAAGATTTCTGGCTCAGTTGAGAAAACGGGAACAGGGCGATGAGGAAGCAAATATGATGGATGAAGACTTTATAATTGCGCTGGAGCACGGCATGCCGCCCACAGGTGGTCTTGGCGTGGGCATTGACAGGCTTGTAATGTTGTTCACAAATTCATATTCCATACGCGATGTGCTGCTGTTCCCGACTATGAAGCCAAGAGAATAA